The proteins below come from a single Pseudomonas chlororaphis genomic window:
- a CDS encoding adenosine-3'(2'),5'-bisphosphate nucleotidase (catalyzes the formation of AMP from adenosine-3',5'-bisphosphate) — MNFPHPLMAPVVALALKAGEAILPFWRADVQVTQKADESPVTAADMAAHDVIVAGLAALAPDIAILSEEDANIAQDVRAGWQRWWLVDPLDGTKEFISGSEEFTVNIALIEQGRVVFGVVSMPTTGRYYAGGAGLGAWRGDKGDDPVPVAVRNSLAPGEAFTVVASRRHSSPEQERLLQGLSASLGELQLTSIGSSLKFCLVAEGAADCYPRLAPTSQWDTAAAQGVLEGAGGEVLDLSGEPFCYPPRESLLNASFLALPAKAAWRATLLELARS; from the coding sequence ATGAATTTCCCTCATCCCCTGATGGCCCCCGTGGTGGCGCTGGCGCTCAAGGCCGGCGAGGCGATCCTGCCGTTCTGGCGCGCTGACGTGCAAGTCACCCAGAAGGCCGACGAGTCGCCGGTGACCGCCGCCGACATGGCTGCCCACGATGTGATCGTCGCCGGGCTGGCGGCGTTGGCCCCGGACATTGCGATCCTGTCCGAGGAGGACGCCAATATCGCCCAGGACGTGCGCGCCGGTTGGCAGCGCTGGTGGCTGGTGGACCCGCTGGATGGCACCAAGGAATTCATTTCCGGCAGCGAGGAGTTCACCGTCAACATCGCCCTGATTGAACAAGGGCGTGTGGTGTTTGGCGTGGTGTCGATGCCCACCACTGGCCGCTACTACGCAGGTGGCGCGGGCCTCGGGGCCTGGCGCGGCGACAAGGGCGATGACCCCGTGCCTGTCGCGGTGCGCAACTCGCTGGCGCCGGGCGAGGCCTTTACCGTGGTCGCCAGTCGTCGCCATAGCAGTCCGGAGCAGGAGCGCCTGTTGCAAGGCCTGAGTGCCAGCCTGGGTGAGTTGCAATTGACCAGCATCGGCAGTTCGTTGAAGTTCTGCCTGGTGGCCGAAGGCGCGGCGGATTGCTATCCACGCCTGGCGCCGACCTCTCAATGGGACACCGCCGCCGCCCAGGGTGTACTAGAAGGGGCCGGTGGCGAGGTGCTGGACTTGAGTGGCGAGCCGTTTTGCTACCCACCGCGAGAGTCGCTGCTCAATGCGTCGTTCCTGGCGTTGCCGGCGAAGGCGGCCTGGCGGGCGACACTGCTGGAGTTGGCGCGTTCCTAG
- a CDS encoding thioesterase, which translates to MNRDTRYLESILHHDIPLTRDMGLEVVDWQARQLRLFLPLDANVNHKSTMFGGSLYCGAVLGGWGWLHLALREEGIEDGHIVIQEGQISYPLPVTGDASVICDAPQEKTWKRFLATYRRYGRARIALQTRVLNTASKDPAVQFEGQYVLHR; encoded by the coding sequence ATGAACCGCGACACGCGTTACCTGGAATCGATCCTGCACCACGACATCCCGCTGACACGGGACATGGGCCTGGAGGTCGTCGATTGGCAGGCCCGGCAACTGCGGTTGTTCCTGCCGCTGGACGCCAACGTCAATCACAAGAGCACCATGTTCGGCGGCAGCCTGTATTGCGGCGCGGTGCTCGGCGGCTGGGGCTGGCTGCACCTGGCCCTGCGCGAGGAAGGCATCGAGGACGGGCATATCGTGATCCAGGAAGGGCAAATCAGCTATCCGCTGCCGGTCACCGGCGATGCGAGCGTGATTTGCGACGCGCCGCAGGAAAAAACCTGGAAACGCTTCCTCGCCACCTACCGCCGCTATGGCCGGGCGCGCATCGCCTTGCAGACGCGGGTGCTGAACACCGCGAGCAAGGACCCGGCGGTGCAGTTCGAGGGGCAGTACGTGTTGCATCGCTGA
- a CDS encoding Fis family transcriptional regulator, translating into MTIDNRIEVVLIDDDPHLRQALSQTLDLAGLKILPLAEAKGVAGQLPRDWPGVVVSDIRMPGMDGLELLSELHAQDPELPVLLITGHGDVPLAVQAMRAGAYDFLEKPFASDHLLDSVRRALSLRRLVLENRSLRLALSDRHELSARLVGQSTPILRLREQIGALAATRADVLILGETGAGKEVVARALHDLSARRNGPFVAINAGALAESVVESELFGHEPGAFTGAQKRRIGKFEFANGGTLFLDEIESMSLDVQVKLLRLLQERMVERLGGNQQIPLDIRVIAATKEDLRQAADQGRFRADLYYRLNVAPLRIPPLRERGEDALVLFQHFANEASARHGLPPHELQPAQRALLLRHSWPGNVRELQNAAERFALGLELALDNSAPDGSPGEPVAMVSGGLSEQVENFEKTLIAAELARPHSSVRSLAEALGIPRKTLHDKLRKHGLSFGDTSHGAADEAD; encoded by the coding sequence ATGACCATCGATAACCGGATTGAGGTGGTGCTGATCGACGACGATCCCCACCTGCGCCAGGCCTTGAGCCAGACCCTCGACCTGGCCGGACTGAAGATTTTGCCCCTGGCCGAAGCCAAGGGCGTGGCCGGGCAATTGCCCCGTGATTGGCCTGGCGTGGTGGTCAGCGATATCCGCATGCCGGGCATGGACGGCCTCGAACTGCTGAGCGAGCTGCACGCCCAGGATCCGGAGCTGCCGGTGCTGCTGATCACCGGCCACGGCGACGTGCCGCTGGCGGTGCAGGCGATGCGTGCCGGGGCCTACGACTTCCTCGAGAAACCCTTCGCCAGCGACCACCTGCTCGACAGCGTGCGCCGTGCCCTGTCCTTGCGTCGGCTGGTACTGGAAAACCGTAGCCTGCGCCTGGCCCTGAGCGATCGGCACGAGCTCAGCGCCCGGCTGGTGGGCCAGTCGACGCCCATATTGCGCCTGCGCGAACAGATCGGCGCATTGGCGGCCACCCGCGCCGACGTGCTGATCCTGGGTGAAACCGGCGCCGGCAAGGAAGTGGTCGCCCGCGCTCTGCACGACCTCTCGGCACGCCGCAACGGCCCCTTCGTGGCGATCAACGCTGGAGCCCTGGCCGAATCGGTGGTGGAGAGCGAATTGTTCGGCCACGAGCCCGGCGCGTTCACCGGCGCGCAGAAGCGCCGCATCGGCAAGTTCGAATTCGCCAACGGTGGCACGCTGTTTCTCGACGAAATCGAAAGCATGAGCCTGGACGTCCAGGTCAAGCTGCTGCGCCTGCTGCAAGAACGCATGGTGGAACGGTTGGGGGGCAATCAGCAGATCCCGCTGGATATCCGTGTCATCGCTGCCACCAAGGAAGACCTGCGTCAGGCCGCTGACCAGGGACGTTTTCGCGCCGACCTGTACTACCGCTTGAACGTCGCGCCGCTGCGCATTCCACCGCTGCGCGAGCGGGGCGAAGATGCCCTGGTGCTGTTCCAGCACTTTGCCAACGAGGCCAGCGCCCGTCACGGCCTGCCGCCCCACGAATTGCAGCCGGCGCAGCGGGCGCTGCTGCTGCGTCACAGTTGGCCAGGCAACGTGCGCGAACTGCAGAACGCCGCCGAACGCTTTGCCCTGGGCCTGGAACTGGCCCTGGACAACAGCGCGCCGGACGGCAGCCCCGGTGAACCGGTCGCGATGGTCAGTGGCGGCTTGAGCGAACAGGTGGAAAACTTCGAGAAAACCCTGATCGCCGCCGAGCTGGCGCGTCCCCACAGCTCGGTCCGCAGCCTCGCCGAAGCCCTGGGCATCCCGCGCAAGACCTTGCACGACAAGCTGCGCAAGCACGGGTTGAGCTTCGGTGACACTAGCCACGGCGCCGCCGACGAAGCCGATTGA
- a CDS encoding ADP-ribose diphosphatase: MRQKPTILDRRIVATSRLFCVEELKLRFSNGVERAYERLASKGAGYGAVMIVAMLDADHAVLVEEYCGGTDAYELSLPKGLIEPGEDVLAAAERELKEEAGFGARQLEHLTELSLSPGYMSQKIQVVLATDLYEERLEGDEPEPMRVDKVNLHELSALAQNPQFTEGRALAALYLARDLLTQRGAFFS, translated from the coding sequence ATGCGCCAGAAACCCACCATACTCGATCGCCGCATCGTCGCCACCAGCCGTCTGTTCTGCGTGGAAGAGCTGAAGCTGCGTTTTTCCAACGGCGTGGAGCGCGCCTACGAACGCCTGGCGAGCAAGGGTGCGGGTTACGGCGCGGTGATGATCGTGGCGATGCTCGACGCCGACCACGCGGTGCTGGTGGAAGAGTATTGCGGTGGCACCGATGCCTATGAGCTGTCCCTGCCCAAGGGCTTGATCGAGCCGGGTGAGGACGTGCTGGCGGCGGCCGAGCGCGAGCTCAAGGAAGAGGCTGGCTTCGGCGCGCGTCAGTTGGAACACCTGACCGAACTGTCGCTGTCGCCGGGCTACATGAGCCAGAAGATCCAGGTGGTGTTGGCGACCGACCTGTACGAAGAACGGCTGGAGGGCGATGAGCCCGAGCCGATGCGCGTGGACAAGGTCAACCTGCATGAACTCTCGGCCCTGGCGCAAAACCCGCAATTCACCGAGGGGCGTGCCCTGGCGGCGCTGTACCTGGCCCGTGACCTGCTGACCCAACGCGGAGCCTTTTTTTCATGA